CGCGCTCAATGCTTCCGCGGCCGCGCCCGTGTTGCGGCCACCGCACCCAATCATGCCGACACGGATAATGTCATTGCCCGCAGCATAGGCATTTCTGGCAATGCCTTGCGCGCCCGCGACAGCCGCGGACGCCAAGACCGCGGAACTCTTCAGAAAATCGCGCCGCGTCGTGCCGCGGCCGTTGCCCGACCCTGCTGCGTCTGTCATGTTCTCTCCTCCTGTGCGCGACACGCTTGCACGTGTTGCGATCTGATGACCCCGGCGGCCCGCGCGGTGCGAAACCACTGACTTCCGTCCCGGGCTTCATATTTCGGGTCCGGAAACGTACTTTGCCATCCCGCATATCCATTATGGGCACCGCCCCGGAGACTGTCAACACGCACGTTTGGATGGCGTTACACAGGGTTTTTGTGACGATGGGTCTCGCCAGAAGGACTTCCTGCCACGATGTCACAGGCCCGAGCAGTGCGTTTTCGCGGCAGGGTTCGAGATGAAGGAGGCGCAACGTGGAAGTCTCTGATACAATGGCACTTTCGCTTCTTTACGCGGCAGGCCCTGCTATGCCCTTCATAAGGCTGCATTCCCCGCCGCATAAGGTGTGTTTGGAAGCCGAGGGGCGTTGTATGCCCGAGTACAGAAGAGGAGGTTCTATGGGCACTCAAGAGGTTCTCTTTCACGCAACCGCTGTAAACCGGCGGCAATTCCTGACCTTGGCGGGAGCATTCGTGGCCGCGGCGGGCGTAGCCGGCGTTCCAGGCACCGCGCGCGCGGCAGACCCGATCACGTTACCGCCACTGCCCTATCCGGACGACGCGTTGGCGCCGGTCATCTCCGCCAATACCATCAGTTTCCACTATGGCAAGCATCACAAGGGCTATGTCGACAACCTGAACAAGCTCATTGCCAACACGCCCTATGAAGGCCAGCCTCTTGAGAAGATCATCGCGGGCGCTGCGGGCAAGGCGGATGAGACGGCTATCTTCAACAATGCGGCGCAGATTTGGAATCACACGTTCTATTGGCAGAGCCTTTCGCCCAATGGCGGCGGCGATCCCCCGGCGTCGCTCATGAAACAGATTGAGGCATCCTTCGGAAGCCTGGAAGACTGCAAGAAATCCCTAGCCGACGCCGCCACAAAGCAGTTTGGCAGTGGCTGGGCCTGGCTGGTCCGGCAGGGTGGCGGCCTCGCGGTCACGAAGACTCCGAATGCCGAGTTGCCGTTGACACCCGACGTCAAGCCGCTCCTCGTCATCGACGTTTGGGAACACGCCTACTACCTCGACTATCAGAATCGCCGGGCAGACTATGTCGCTGCCGTGCTCGAAAAACTGGTCAACTGGGAATTTGCGGCAGCAAACCTCAGCCAAGGTTGAACGCTGCCTGACCAATCGGCCCTTCACAGAGCGGCATGCTGCGTTTCTTAAAGAGGCGCTCTTGTTGCTTGTTGATAAACGGCCGCCGGCGAAGTGTCAGGAAAACATGCAATGCCAGACACGAGTGACAAACGCGTTGTTGTGATCGATCCCGGCTATGCCTCTTACGACCCGGAAGTGGAGATTCTGGGTGACGCCGGATACGCGCTTGATTTCTTTCCGGGCGAAAAGCTCGACGCGGAGGGGAAGGCGCGGTTCGCTCGGGGCGCGGTGGGCATGTTCGTTCGATGGACAAAGATCGACGGGCCATTTCTCGACACCGCCGCGACGGTCCGGGCTTTCGTGCGCTGCGGCGTGGGATACGACAACGTCGACCTCGAGGCGGCGTCCGCGCGCGGTATCCCGGTCTGTAATGTCCGTGGTTATGCAAACCATTCCGTGTCAGACCATGCCCTGGCGCTGATTCTGGCATGCGTGCGAGGTCTGCGCGCCGGCATTGAACAAATGCGGCCCAAATACAACACGCCTGCCCATACCCACATGCCGGAATTGCATGAACTGACGCTGGGCATCATTGGGCTCGGTCAAATCGGCGGCACACTGTGCACGAAGGCGCGCGGACTGTTTCACCGCGTCCTCGCCTGCGACCCTTACATCCCCGCGGAACGGTTTCACGACGTGGGCGCGGAGGCCTGTTCGCTCGATGCGTTACTTGCGGGAAGCAACGTTGTAACGCTGCACTGCAACCTGACGCATGAAACACACCACCTCTTGAACGCGCAGACGATTGCGCGAATGCGGCCCAATGTCATTGTCATCAATACGGCCCGCGGGCCCGTGGTAGATGAGGAAGCCCTCACGGCGGCGCTGCAGGCTCAGAAAGTCTTCGCCGCGGGGATAGACGTCTTCCAGGACGAACCGCCGCGCGCCAACCGGGACGCGCTCGTGTCGCATCCTCGGGTCATCGCGACCGGTCATTACGCGTGGTATAGCGAACGGGCCAGCCGCGAACTCCAGCGCCGGGCCGCTCTGAACCTGGAAGCCATGCTGCGCGGAGAATTGCCCCCCGATTGCCTCAACCGCGACGAATTGAAGAACAGAACCCGCTAGTATGTCTGTGGGATTGGCCCGTTTTTTCAGTCTTTTGCAGGCCCTTTCGTCCTTCGACCCGTCTGTTGAAGTCGCCTCTCAATTGTAATAGAGTGCGTCATGCTGCGAAATCGGGAGGCAGGGTGTACGCCGTAAACGGGGACCGGGCTCCTGTCTTGGGGGAACGGCCGTGAGTGAAACCCGGTCTTCGGACTTCGTGCCGTGTAGTGAGCCGGAGAGCCATGGAAGGGGTTGCCATATGAGTTGCGAGGCCAGGCTTGCAGGAAGGAAGGCGCTTGTCACGGGATCGGGCACGGGAATCGGGCGCGAGATCGCGCTCGAATGCGCGCGCCAGGGGGCGGATGTCGTCCTGCATTACGCGCACAGCGACGCGGGCGCGCTGAGCGCGGCCGAGGCAATCCACGCCTTGGGACGCAAGACGGCCGTATTACAGGCCAACTTCGATGATGTCGACGAAGTGCTGACGATGGGCGAGGAAGCGCTCGACTTTCTCGGCGGGGTGAATTGCCTCATCAACAATGCCGGCATCACCTTCAACAAGCCGTTTCTCAAAGTGACGCGCGAGCAATTCGACAGGATGTACCACGTCAATATCCGCGCGCAGTTCTTTCTCACACAGCTTATCGTCGCCGAGATGGAAAAACGCGGCGGCGGCGCCATCTGCAATATCACGTCGATCCACGGTGTCCAGGGCGCGCCCGAGCACTCCGTCTACGCGGGCACCAAGGGCGCTATTATCGCCTATACCCGCGCGCTCGCCGTTGAACTCGCCCATAAGGGGATTCGCGTGAATGCCATCGCGCCGGGCTGGGTTACGGTCGAGAACTACTTCAACGTGCTCCCGGGCTTCAATGAGCAAGACGCGCGGCGCGACGCGGCTGAGAAGGTGCCCCTGGGGACTTCCGGCGTCCCGCTGGATATCGCGAAGCTGGCCGTGTTCCTCTGTTCCGACGACGCGCGCTACATCGTCGGCCAGACCATCGTCGCGGACGGCGGCACGACGTCCTTGATGTCGTTGATCTCAGATTTTCGCTCGGAATCCACGGCGCGTTTCGGGAAGGGATACCTCCCGGATGTCTGAAGCACCACGCCTTGCCCACACAGGAGACCACTCATGAGTCCAGATGGCCGGACAGAACCAGCCCAAACCGGGGATTCCGGTAGCGTCTACGCCTTCGCGGTAGCGTTTGTCGCCGCGGTCGGCGGGTTCTTATTCGGCTATGACCTGGCCATCATCGGGGCCGCAAACCTGTATTTGCGGGACGTGTTTCAACTTTCCGAATGGTGGTTTGGTTTCACCACAGGCAGCGCCGCGCTCGGCTGCATGGCGGGACCGTTTCTCGGGGGCTGGCTCTGCGACGCCATCGGGCGCAACCGCACGCTCGTCATCGCGTGCGTATTGCTCGCCATCAACGCCGTCTTCACGGCCCTCGCGGGCGATTTCATCACGTTCAATGTGTTCCGCATCATTGGCGGGGTAGGAGTCGGTCTGTGCTCTGTTGCCTCGCCGATGTACATTTCGGAAGTCGCCCCCAAGCGCATGCGCGGCGGACTCGGGGTCATGTATCAACTTGCCATTGTCGTCGGCAGCATCGCCGCGCCTTTCGCTGCGTGGATCATCGTGAAAACGTTTCCCGAATCCGTTGCCTGGCGATGGATGTTCGGCTCCGCAATGCTGCCCATCCTCTTTTTTGCGGTGCTGCTGCTGTTCCTTCCATCCAGCCCGCGCTGGCTCGCGGGCCGGGGCCGGTTCGACGAAGCGCTTGACGTGCTGTCGCGCGTTGGAGGCACGGCCCATGCCAACGAAGAACTGCGAGAAATCAAATCCGCGCTCGCGGAAGAGACCGGAGATCTGCGCGAGTTGTTCCAGCCGGGCATTCGGTACGCGCTGTTCATCGGCCTGTGTCTGGCATTCTTCAATAATTGGACGGGCTGGAGCGTCATGGGGGGGTACATTCCCAGGTTGTTTGAAATGTCTGGAATGGACGACCGGTCGCAGGCGATCCTTCAGTTCGCGGTGGCGTATGGATTTATGGGGCTGGTCACGCTGATCGCCGGCGGATTGGTGGACCGCGTGGGCCGCAGGCCGCTCTGGTTGTGCGGGTCGGCCCTTATGGCCGCGATCACGTCGATTACCGGCATCGTGTTTCACTTCCAGGTCGAAGGTTTTCTCGTGCTCGTCGTCATCATTCTGTGCACGGTGCCGCACGGGCTCGCGCTCGGCCCCCTGCCTTGGCTGATGATGTCGGAAATCTTCCCTACCCGGCTCCGAGCGAAGGCCGTCGCCATAACGACCGCGTTTCTCTGGCTTACCATCTACAGCGGCGCGCAGTTGTTTCCCATATTGACCGGCTTTTCCGCCAAAGTCCTGGGTTCCGAAGGCGGCGCATTCTGGCTGTTTTCGGTCATTTGTGTCGCCGCCCTCCTGTTCGGCTGGAAGATGCTGCCGGAAACCAAGGGGCGCACCCTGGAAGAAATCTCCAGGTCCTGGAAGAAGCTTTAGAGGGTCGTGACCATGTTGAACCGAAGAAGATTCCTGGCTTCTGGGATTGGCGGGATCACCGGCTGGGCCGCAGCCGGTTCCGGGCTGTTCCAGGGCGTGGTTACCGCGCAATCGCCCCCATGTCCGGCCCCGGCGAAGGACGAACTTCTGCGCGTTCTGGAGGCCGTGGGAAAGCCGGCCCGCGTGATGACACAAGCCGACGGCACGGATATCGTGCTCTTGCCCTACGGCGGCCGCGTCCTTGGCGTCTATGCGCGGGACTCGCAGGAGAACTTCTACTGGACCCATCCGGCGCTGGGATCGGCGGAAACAGCGCGCGCGTTCTACGAAAGCGACGCCTGGCACAATTCCGGCGGGGACCGCACGTGGCTGGCTCCGGAGGTGGATATCTTTCTCCCGAAATACCCCGATTTGAGTACTTATCGGCAGCCGCGCGAACTGGACCCCGGCGACTATGAAGTTAAATCGTCGCAGCGCGGGCTGGAACTGGTGAACACCTTTTCGCTGCGTTTTTCGCGGTCTGGCAGACAGGTGTCCCTCCGACTGGGCAAGTCAATCGGAGCCGCGCCGAATCCTCTGCGGCATGAGACGACTGTCGACACACGCGCGCTCGCATACGCGGGATATACGCAATTCACAACCCTGAGGATACAAGACGAAACGGGTCAGGAACCGCCGGCCGTGGGGCTGTGGAACCTCGTGCAGATGCCCCACGGAGGCGACTTGCTGGTCCCCACGTTCAGCCGGACACGGCCAACGGTCTGGTTCGGCGACATCGCGCCAGACGACTTGGCCGTAAGCGATCATCTGGTCCGCTACAGGATGCGTGCAACGGGCGAGCACAAGCTCGGCATCCGCGCCGTGGCAACCACGGGACGCGTCGGATATCTGCACAATACCGGCGGCGCGGCTACGTTGATCATCCGGTGCTTCGTCGTGAACCCGTCGGGCGACTATATTGATGTGCCGTGGAAGAATCCCGAAGACTTCGGCTATTCCACACAGGCGTGCAACGTGAACAGCAACTTGGGCAGTTTCAGCGAACTTGAGTACCACGTCCCGGCCATTGGCGGCAGCACAGAACGCAGGTCGTGCCATGATACGGCGGTAGTCTGGGCGTTTCGCGGTCCGCTGGACGCCATCCAGGCTGCCGGGCGCTGCCTGTTATCGCCGGAGGTCTAGTTGCGGATGTACGCGGAATCCCATGTAGAGTATAAGCATCCGCGACGAGTGGGTGTTTGCAGGATTCTTCCTGCTCTTGCCGGGGTGTACGATCTGTTTATCATCGCAGCACCGAGCCGGTTATCCAGCATGTCGAGGAGTGACTGCCGGTGACAAAACCAGGCGGATGTGTGACCTTCGGCGAATTGCTGCTCCGGTTCGACCCGTGCGGCCCGCTGCGCTTTACGCAGGCGGACCTGTTTGAAGCCCGCTACACCGGGGCCGAGGCCAACGTCGCCGTGTCCCTGGCCCATTTCGGCATCGACGCGTTCGTCGTTTCAAAGGTGCCGGAACACGAAATCGGCCAG
The window above is part of the Candidatus Hydrogenedentota bacterium genome. Proteins encoded here:
- a CDS encoding superoxide dismutase, coding for MGTQEVLFHATAVNRRQFLTLAGAFVAAAGVAGVPGTARAADPITLPPLPYPDDALAPVISANTISFHYGKHHKGYVDNLNKLIANTPYEGQPLEKIIAGAAGKADETAIFNNAAQIWNHTFYWQSLSPNGGGDPPASLMKQIEASFGSLEDCKKSLADAATKQFGSGWAWLVRQGGGLAVTKTPNAELPLTPDVKPLLVIDVWEHAYYLDYQNRRADYVAAVLEKLVNWEFAAANLSQG
- a CDS encoding glucose 1-dehydrogenase, which encodes MSCEARLAGRKALVTGSGTGIGREIALECARQGADVVLHYAHSDAGALSAAEAIHALGRKTAVLQANFDDVDEVLTMGEEALDFLGGVNCLINNAGITFNKPFLKVTREQFDRMYHVNIRAQFFLTQLIVAEMEKRGGGAICNITSIHGVQGAPEHSVYAGTKGAIIAYTRALAVELAHKGIRVNAIAPGWVTVENYFNVLPGFNEQDARRDAAEKVPLGTSGVPLDIAKLAVFLCSDDARYIVGQTIVADGGTTSLMSLISDFRSESTARFGKGYLPDV
- a CDS encoding sugar porter family MFS transporter — encoded protein: MSPDGRTEPAQTGDSGSVYAFAVAFVAAVGGFLFGYDLAIIGAANLYLRDVFQLSEWWFGFTTGSAALGCMAGPFLGGWLCDAIGRNRTLVIACVLLAINAVFTALAGDFITFNVFRIIGGVGVGLCSVASPMYISEVAPKRMRGGLGVMYQLAIVVGSIAAPFAAWIIVKTFPESVAWRWMFGSAMLPILFFAVLLLFLPSSPRWLAGRGRFDEALDVLSRVGGTAHANEELREIKSALAEETGDLRELFQPGIRYALFIGLCLAFFNNWTGWSVMGGYIPRLFEMSGMDDRSQAILQFAVAYGFMGLVTLIAGGLVDRVGRRPLWLCGSALMAAITSITGIVFHFQVEGFLVLVVIILCTVPHGLALGPLPWLMMSEIFPTRLRAKAVAITTAFLWLTIYSGAQLFPILTGFSAKVLGSEGGAFWLFSVICVAALLFGWKMLPETKGRTLEEISRSWKKL